The proteins below come from a single Anderseniella sp. Alg231-50 genomic window:
- a CDS encoding enoyl-CoA hydratase, protein MTEPQDLLWSEDNGVGVITLNRPKARNSLTFAMYEAIRDICERAAGNENLRAVIITGSGDKAFAAGTDISAFRDFSKPQDALDYEARIDKVLAALEAVPVPTIAAISGACTGGGAAIAACCDLRIGARDMRFGFPIARTLGNCLSNNNLARLSSMLGAHRVKEIIFTSRLIEAEEALALGLVSELHDDKAAVLARAHELAETLKGHAPLTMRATKEALRRLRVGHDGDDHDLIVECYMSEDFREGMEAFLAKRKPDWKGK, encoded by the coding sequence ATGACTGAACCGCAAGACCTGCTGTGGAGCGAAGACAACGGCGTCGGCGTGATCACGCTGAACCGTCCGAAGGCGCGCAATTCGCTGACCTTTGCCATGTACGAGGCCATCCGCGATATCTGCGAACGCGCTGCCGGTAATGAGAACCTGCGCGCCGTCATCATCACCGGATCGGGCGACAAGGCGTTTGCAGCCGGCACCGACATTTCAGCCTTCCGCGACTTCTCCAAGCCGCAGGATGCGCTCGACTATGAAGCGCGCATCGACAAGGTGCTGGCGGCACTTGAAGCGGTGCCGGTGCCGACAATCGCCGCCATTTCAGGGGCTTGTACCGGCGGCGGGGCGGCCATAGCCGCGTGCTGCGATCTGCGCATCGGTGCGCGCGACATGCGCTTCGGCTTTCCGATTGCCCGCACGCTCGGCAACTGCCTGTCCAACAACAACCTGGCGCGGCTGTCGTCCATGCTGGGCGCCCACCGGGTCAAGGAAATCATCTTCACCTCGCGCCTGATCGAGGCGGAAGAAGCGCTCGCCCTCGGGCTGGTGTCGGAACTGCATGACGACAAGGCTGCGGTGTTAGCGCGCGCCCATGAACTGGCGGAAACCCTGAAAGGCCACGCACCGCTGACCATGCGCGCCACCAAGGAAGCGCTCAGACGCCTGCGCGTCGGACATGACGGCGATGATCATGACCTGATCGTCGAATGCTATATGAGCGAGGATTTCCGCGAAGGCATGGAGGCCTTCCTGGCCAAGCGCAAACCGGACTGGAAGGGCAAGTGA
- a CDS encoding CaiB/BaiF CoA transferase family protein produces MKVIEMAHIMAGPVTGLMLADMGADVIKVERPNGDDTRRFLPPDIEGESAAFMMMNRNKRGIKLDLKSEAGKAALIRLIEGADCLIENYRHDTMERLGLGYDELKRINPGLIYCEISGFGRTGPYRERGGFDLIAQGMSGLMSITGEAPGRPPIKVGAPVSDITAGILGAMGCAAAYAHKLKTGEGQRVDTSLFEAGITHTYWQSAICFATGTAPGPMGSAHPLNAPYEAFRTADGWLNLGAANQTNWERMLKVIDAEQLAENPSFATNRTRMENRGELADALAPYFKPETTQHWLEALEAAGVPAGPVLSIDEMHADPQTIARDMVPEVEHPVAGTVKTIGAPVKFHGTPAGVKRPAPLLGQHTEEVLKEAGFSADEIRAVIDGE; encoded by the coding sequence ATGAAAGTCATTGAGATGGCCCACATCATGGCCGGGCCCGTCACCGGCCTGATGCTGGCCGACATGGGCGCCGACGTGATCAAGGTGGAACGGCCCAACGGCGATGATACAAGGCGGTTCCTGCCGCCGGACATTGAAGGCGAATCCGCCGCCTTCATGATGATGAACCGCAACAAGCGCGGCATAAAACTCGATCTCAAATCGGAAGCCGGAAAAGCCGCGCTGATCCGGCTGATTGAAGGGGCCGACTGCCTGATCGAGAATTACCGCCATGACACCATGGAAAGGCTCGGGCTCGGCTATGACGAGCTGAAAAGAATAAATCCCGGCCTGATCTATTGCGAAATCTCCGGCTTTGGCCGCACCGGGCCATATCGCGAGCGCGGCGGCTTTGACCTCATCGCGCAAGGCATGTCGGGCCTGATGTCGATCACCGGCGAGGCGCCGGGCCGCCCGCCGATCAAGGTCGGCGCCCCGGTATCCGACATCACCGCCGGTATCCTGGGTGCCATGGGCTGTGCGGCAGCCTACGCCCACAAGCTGAAAACCGGTGAAGGACAGCGGGTTGATACATCGCTGTTCGAGGCCGGCATCACCCATACCTACTGGCAGTCGGCGATCTGTTTTGCCACCGGCACCGCGCCTGGGCCCATGGGATCGGCGCATCCGCTGAACGCGCCTTATGAAGCGTTCAGGACTGCTGACGGCTGGCTCAACCTGGGCGCGGCCAACCAGACCAACTGGGAGCGCATGCTGAAGGTGATCGATGCGGAACAGCTGGCTGAAAACCCGAGCTTTGCGACCAACCGCACCCGCATGGAGAACCGCGGCGAGCTGGCCGATGCGCTGGCGCCCTATTTCAAGCCGGAAACCACGCAGCACTGGCTCGAAGCACTGGAGGCGGCAGGCGTCCCGGCAGGTCCGGTGCTGTCCATCGACGAGATGCATGCCGACCCGCAGACCATTGCCCGCGACATGGTACCGGAGGTCGAGCATCCGGTGGCCGGCACGGTCAAAACCATCGGCGCGCCGGTGAAATTCCACGGGACGCCTGCCGGCGTCAAGCGCCCTGCCCCGCTGCTGGGCCAGCACACCGAAGAAGTGCTGAAGGAGGCCGGATTTTCCGCAGACGAGATCCGCGCTGTCATCGACGGCGAGTAA